CCATGTTACAGCCAGCAGTTACCTGAACAAGGATCTGTTTACTATTGTTCTGCCAAAAATGCCTCCATTATAGATTGCTAAATGTTATTATACATGCTATACTCTGTTTTTGTCCGGAAAATCTcttgaaatggtttgtgtttgtgtgatatcAGAAGAGGAAAGGAGTGGAGGGGTTGATAGACATTGAGAACCCCAACAGAGTGGCTCAAAAGAACAAGAAGGTGACAGAGATTCAACTTGAGGAACCCAGAGCACTGTCAAGGAGAGAGAGGtaacacattctcacacacactcacacaaacacacactcaggtgTTCCAGAAAGCTAAGGGGGCGCTGCAGGATCATGGCAGACCCAATGACCTCCAGTTTTGCGTTGTCCCTAGAGAAGAGATAGAGAAGCAGAAGGCTAAGGAGCGCTACATGAAGATGCACCTGGCAGGAAAGACTGACCAGGCCAAAGCAGATCTGGCCAGGCTGGCAATCGTCAGAAAACAGAGGGAGGATGCGGCGCGTaagaaggaagaggagaggaaaggtgaGGAGGGCGGGGGGGCGGCGTGCCACTGTATTCAGTGTTCCAACGGGCTTAATTCCAGAATTATATCAGCTGGAAGGCAGGGCTTCCAGTTAGGCTCAAGACCCCTTTGGCCTTCAAATGCATTATTGTATAgttcagtgtttcccaacctttttcagtaaGTGTACCGCCAAGAGAATTTTGCCTTTGCTCTGAAAACCCCTGAAGTacgtgtatgtgtttctgtaccACTCAAAATATATTATGGTGATTAGTTTGCTAGTTACATGTGTTTCTGTACCACTCAAAATATATTATGGTGATTAGTTTGCTAGTTACATGTGTTTCTGTACCACTCAAAATATATTATGGTGATTAGTTTGCTAGTtacatgtgtttctgtttccacaGCTAAAGAGGCGGCAGCGACGGCATCCAGGGGTGTcagcgctctctctctcaagtGATACTTAATGAcaaagattttatttatttacttttcgCCCCCACGGACTGAAGAAGAGATATCTAAACTATTTTTTAAAGAGATGTTATGAAAGGAATATGTCACTGTTTTTCTGTACTATGTGGTGGTGTGAGGATGGAGAGATATATTTAATGGTTTTGTACATGTCAGAATGAAATTACGGCAGTGAAGTTCTTAAAGAAAGTTACTATGGGACAACCTGTTCTCTCTAAACATACTTCTGCCTTAGCTATGCATGGTGATCAAATCTAATGTAATTGGTCACAAACCCAGAACCAACAGATAGTAGAACCAGTATATATGGCTGCCTGATGCAGTGTCCAGGCCCAAAATGCAACAGAATGTtcaataacattaacaatgttcaataaacacacagttaaagaatataaaaataacagGAAATGTCAGAATATTATATTTACAGCAGTAATACAAGAATGAACTCTGAAACATGCTACATTTGTACATGTGTGTTGCAAACTATTTGTACATGCTACATAAGATTTGATACAGTATTAATTTTGTGAtgaaagttaaaatacaaatacacaaatcAAATCATATAAtggattattttgtattttaagtgCATTTAAAATCTcaacaatacatttacaatagTAAAACATCAAATCAATGGGGTCTCATGGGAATATGTGGTATATTATATGTAAATCTATATAtgatattacattttctaagttgcattacAATGCACTACCAAAACATAcaataccgttcaaaagtttgggttcactttgaattttcctggttttccatgaatacatacatgaaattagtttgaataggaattatagcaaaattaataggGACAATAGTAATTGACAATGTTAGAAATAAGGactttttaattgaattaaGTGTCCTTCAAATTTTGCTTTTGTATAAGAATCGTCTATTTGCAGCTATTACAACCTTGCATACCTTTGGCATACTAGTaatcaatttgttgaggtaatctttGTAGAGCCCTTGTTGAGGAGATTTCACCCCAAGGTTGCAGAAGTACCTCCCACAGGTTGGATTGGTTTGATGGGCACTtacataccatacagtcaagctgctcccacaacaactcAATAGGGATGCGATCAGagggtttcagaagaaagttattttgaGCCTGCAATCGAACCCAAAGTTGCtgaaaggacagttttattgcttctttaatcagcacaacactTTTCAGCTGTGCCAagataattgcaaaagggttttctaatgatcaattagacttttaaattgctaaacttggattagcaaacacaacatgccattggaacacaggattgatggttgctgataatgggcctctgtagatATGCCATTGAAAACCgtccgtttccagctacaatagtcatttacaactttatcaatgtctacactgtatttctgatcaattttatgttcttttaatggacagaaatgtgcttttcttttgaaagaattgacatttctaagtgaccccaaccttttgaccccaaacatacaggtgctggtcataaaattagaaatttgaaaaagttgattcatttcagtaattccacacagactgatatatttcaagtgtttatttattttaattttgatgattataatgaaaatcccaaattcagtatctcagaaaattagaatattgtgaaaaggttcaatattgaagacacctggtgccacactctaatcagctaattaacccaaaacacctgcaaaggtctttaaatggtctctcagtctagttctgtaggcaacacaatcatggggaagactgctgacttgacagctgtccaaaagacgaccattgacaccttgcacaaggagggcaagacacaaaaggtcatagctaaagaggctggctgttcacagaactctgtgtccaagcacattaatagagaggcgaagggaagtaaaagatgtggtagaaaaaagtgtacaagcaatagggataaccgcaccctggagaggattgtgaaacaaaacccattcaaaaatgtgggggagattcacaaagagtggactgcagctggagtcagtgattcaagaaccaccacgcacagacatatgcaagacatgggtttcagctgtcacattccttgtgtcaagccactcttgaaaaaagacacagcgtcagaagcatctcgcctgggataaagacaaaaaggactggactgctgctgttctctgatgaaaggaacattttgcatttcctttggaaatcaaggtcccagagtctggaggaagagaggagaggcacagaatccatgttgcttgaagtccagtgtaaagtttccacagtcagtgatggtttgggttgccatgtcatctgctggtgttggttcactgtgttttctgaggtccaaggtcaacgcagccgtctaccaagAAATTTTTGACCACTTtttgcttcctgctgctgaccaactttatggagatgcagatttcattttccaacaggacttggcacctgcacacagtgccaaagctaccagtacct
This is a stretch of genomic DNA from Esox lucius isolate fEsoLuc1 chromosome 11, fEsoLuc1.pri, whole genome shotgun sequence. It encodes these proteins:
- the pdap1b gene encoding pdgfa associated protein 1b isoform X2; the protein is MPTLCSLVGKKGGHKGRMRTFNNPEEIDAQMKAEKERKKLQEEEAGASLNDAEGEKLPGSGSEDSDDEDGSQKRKGVEGLIDIENPNRVAQKNKKVTEIQLEEPRALSRREREEIEKQKAKERYMKMHLAGKTDQAKADLARLAIVRKQREDAARKKEEERKAKEAAATASRGVSALSLK
- the pdap1b gene encoding pdgfa associated protein 1b isoform X3, yielding MRTFNNPEEIDAQMKAEKERKKLQEEEAGASLNDAEGEKLPGSGSEDSDDEDGSQKRKGVEGLIDIENPNRVAQKNKKVTEIQLEEPRALSRREREEIEKQKAKERYMKMHLAGKTDQAKADLARLAIVRKQREDAARKKEEERKAKEAAATASRGVSALSLK
- the pdap1b gene encoding pdgfa associated protein 1b isoform X1, which gives rise to MPKGGKKGGHKGRMRTFNNPEEIDAQMKAEKERKKLQEEEAGASLNDAEGEKLPGSGSEDSDDEDGSQKRKGVEGLIDIENPNRVAQKNKKVTEIQLEEPRALSRREREEIEKQKAKERYMKMHLAGKTDQAKADLARLAIVRKQREDAARKKEEERKAKEAAATASRGVSALSLK
- the pdap1b gene encoding 28 kDa heat- and acid-stable phosphoprotein (The RefSeq protein has 3 substitutions compared to this genomic sequence), with translation MPKGGKKGGHKGRMRTFNNPEGIDAQMKAEKERKKEEEAGASLNDAEGEKLPGSGSEDSDDEDGSQKRKGVEGLIDIENPNRVAQKNKKVTEIQLEEPRALSRREREEIGKQKAKERYMKMHLAGKTDQAKADLAGLAIVRKQREDAARKKEEERKAKEAAATASRGVSALSLK